In the Hordeum vulgare subsp. vulgare chromosome 7H, MorexV3_pseudomolecules_assembly, whole genome shotgun sequence genome, one interval contains:
- the LOC123413315 gene encoding protein SCO1 homolog 1, mitochondrial, whose protein sequence is MRRHALQLVARAVRTSAPRPHPHPQRHLHQVAALRASTGFFSTEAAAGASAAAGAAQGGSKSAAAAAAAASASSGAAQGGSKPAAVASGSDGGGDGGGRDGQSQQGDSGKSVRGGPVSWLSFLLLLVTGGGIIVYYDKEKKRHIEELKNNTNSVKPAQSVGTAAIGGPFSLLNHDGKAVTEKDFLGKWTLLYFGFTHCPDICPDELQKMAAAINKIKEKAKLEIVPVFISVDPERDTVEQVHDYVKEFHQDLIGLTGTSDEVRKVARAYRVYYMKTEEEGSDYLVDHSIVMYLMNPKMEFVKFFGKNYDEDTLAEGIIKEIREHKS, encoded by the exons ATGAGGAGGCACGCGCTCCAGCTCGTCGCGCGCGCGGTGCGCACCTCCGCTCCTCGTCCTCACCCTCATCCCCAGCGCCATCTACATCAG GTCGCCGCGCTGAGAGCGTCGACGGGGTTCTTCTCGACCGAAGCTGCCGCAGGCGCGTCCGCGGCTGCCGGCGCGGCGCAGGGCGGTTCGAAGTCCGCTGCGGCTGCGGCTGCGGCTGCCTCCGCGTCTTCTGGCGCGGCGCAGGGCGGCTCGAAGCCCGCGGCTGTGGCGTCGGGTTCTGATGGCGGTGGCGATGGCGGCGGGCGGGATGGGCAGTCGCAGCAAGGGGACTCCGGGAAGTCTGTCCGAGGAGGG CCCGTCTCATGGCTGAGTTTTCTGCTGCTTCTTGTGACCGGAGGAGGAATCATAGTGTACTACGACAAGGAAAAGAAGCGTCACATTGAAG AGCTGAAAAACAATACGAATTCAGTAAAACCAGCACAATCAGTAGGAACTGCTGCTATTGGTGGTCCATTCAGTCTCCTAAATCATGATGGGAAAGCTGTCACTGAAAAGGATTTCTTGGGTAAATGGACACTGCTATATTTTGGGTTCACACACTGCCCTGACATCTGTCCAGATGAACTGCAGAAGATGGCTGCTGCTATTAACAAAATCA AGGAAAAGGCAAAACTGGAAATTGTGCCAGTATTCATCTCGGTTGATCCTGAAAGAGACACTGTTGAGCAAGTCCATGACTATGTTAAAG AGTTCCACCAAGATCTCATAGGACTAACTGGTACCTCTGATGAGGTGAGAAAGGTTGCTCGTGCTTATCGAGTCTACTATATGAAGACAGAGGAGGAGGGTTCTGACTACCTTGTTGATCATTCAATTGTCAT GTACTTGATGAACCCGAAAATGGAGTTCGTCAAGTTCTTCGGCAAGAACTACGATGAAGACACCCTGGCCGAAGGCATCATCAAGGAGATCCGAGAGCACAAGAGCTGA